The following proteins are encoded in a genomic region of Mycolicibacterium rutilum:
- a CDS encoding acyl-CoA dehydrogenase family protein: MSFELTEDQELIRKSVRELASKFDDHYWMEKDQAHEFPQEFYDAIAKGGWLGMTIPEEYGGHGLGITEATLLLEEISRSGAAMNGASAIHLSIFGMQPVVKHGSEELKAATLPRVVNGDLHVCFGVTEPTAGLDTSRITTFAKREGDKYRVNGRKVWISKALESEKILLLTRTTPYDEVTKKTDGMTLFLTDLDRDHVDIRPIKKMGRNAVSSNEVFIDDLMVPVEHRVGEEGKGFKYILDGLNPERMLIAAEALGIGRVALEKAVKYGNERHVFNRPIGMNQGLQFPLADSLARLDAAELVLRKATWLYDNGKPCGREANTAKYLCADAGFGAADRALQLHGGMGYSEEYHVSRYFRESRLMKIAPVSQEMILNFLGEHVLGLPRSY, encoded by the coding sequence ATGAGTTTCGAGCTCACTGAGGACCAGGAGCTGATCCGCAAATCCGTGCGGGAGTTGGCGAGCAAGTTCGACGACCACTACTGGATGGAAAAGGACCAGGCGCACGAATTTCCGCAGGAGTTCTACGACGCCATCGCCAAGGGCGGCTGGCTGGGCATGACGATCCCCGAGGAGTACGGCGGCCACGGCCTCGGCATCACCGAGGCGACGCTGCTGCTCGAGGAGATTTCGCGCTCGGGGGCGGCGATGAACGGCGCCAGCGCCATCCACCTGTCGATCTTCGGGATGCAGCCCGTCGTCAAACACGGCTCCGAGGAACTGAAGGCCGCGACCCTGCCCCGGGTCGTCAACGGCGACCTGCACGTCTGTTTCGGGGTGACCGAACCGACGGCGGGGCTGGACACGTCGCGCATCACCACGTTCGCCAAGCGCGAAGGCGACAAGTACCGGGTCAACGGGCGCAAGGTGTGGATCTCCAAAGCCCTGGAGTCCGAGAAGATCCTGTTGCTCACCCGGACCACGCCGTACGACGAGGTCACCAAGAAGACCGACGGCATGACGCTGTTCCTGACCGACCTCGACCGCGACCACGTCGACATCCGGCCGATCAAGAAGATGGGCCGTAACGCGGTCAGCTCCAACGAGGTGTTCATCGACGACCTGATGGTGCCCGTCGAGCACCGGGTGGGCGAAGAGGGCAAGGGCTTCAAATACATTCTCGACGGGCTCAATCCGGAGCGGATGCTGATCGCCGCCGAGGCGTTGGGCATCGGCCGGGTGGCACTGGAGAAGGCCGTCAAGTACGGCAACGAGCGGCACGTTTTCAACCGCCCGATCGGCATGAACCAGGGGCTGCAGTTCCCGCTGGCCGACTCGCTGGCACGGTTGGACGCCGCCGAGTTGGTGCTGCGCAAGGCCACCTGGCTCTACGACAACGGCAAACCGTGTGGGCGCGAAGCGAACACGGCGAAGTACCTGTGCGCCGACGCCGGTTTCGGCGCCGCCGACCGGGCGCTGCAGCTGCACGGCGGCATGGGTTACTCGGAGGAGTACCACGTGTCGCGGTACTTCCGCGAGTCCCGGTTGATGAAGATCGCGCCGGTGAGCCAGGAGATGATCCTCAACTTCCTCGGCGAGCACGTACTCGGACTGCCCCGCAGCTACTGA